Below is a genomic region from Balaenoptera ricei isolate mBalRic1 chromosome 3, mBalRic1.hap2, whole genome shotgun sequence.
CTCTGAGCCTGTGCCTTTTGATGTATCTCAGTGATGGGGAGCCTGGCTTCCGGGGTCagcgggggggaggggcgggctcTGTGTGTCCATGTGCAGGACTGATTGATTGTGTGGGACTTGTGTCAGCGTGAAGTTGAAGTTCAGTGTGAGGGAGGTCCCAACTTCAGCGACAATGTGTCTGCACTCACTCCCcgttctcttcctctgtctctctccctgagCCCAAGTCCCGACATCCTCTGCAAGGTGGATAGAGGGTTGGGGGCcaggggaggaaggcagagattGCAGGGCTCCCAGAAGGACCAGGGCACGCTGCCCTCTTTCCTCTGATAAAAAATCTGAGGGCCCCATGAAGCCCCAGGGCCCCATGAAGTCACATACACAGAGACACTAGGGCAGGGCCTCACACATATATCCAGGGACCCTCAGGGCCACCCAAGAAAACGGGGACGTTATTCACCCTCACACTGGCTCAACCACACATATGCACAGTCCTACCTGACACATGCCCTGGGCGGTCTCATCCATTCAGGCAGACGCAGAATAGaattgcagacacacacacacatacacacacacacacaatcacacacaggtgcagacacacacacagaagcaaaGCCCTGGACACACTGAACCCTTTCCTGCCCTGCAGAAGGGGTCTCCCTGCCCTGTTTGATTGGTTCTTCGAAGCAGCCTACCCTCCCTCCCTGCAAGAGGGTGAGTCAGGGGCATCATTGGGGATGGGGGTTGAGATGGAGGGTGGGCCCGGGACCCTGAACTTAGGAGCCCGCTCTCTGTGCAGATCCCCCCATCCTGCGGCAGTTCCCCCCAGACTTCAGGGACCAGGTATGCAGGCTGGCTCCTTGCTCCCCAGGGGCCAGGGCCTGTCCCCCTGGGGGAGGGAACCCTATGTCTCAGACCACTGGGAGCTTAGGGGTGGGGCCCAACCTGAGTGGCCAAGCAGTGTGTGCTTCTCTCCACCCCCAGGAGGCTACGCAGATCGTGCCTAAATTCTGCTTCCCTTTTGATGTGGAAAGGTATGGAAGGAAGCAGACACGAAGGACCCAGGGACCCAGACCTCTCATGGACCCCCAGGATTCAAACGCCCAGAGACTCAGACAACAGAGACCATATACCCAGGGCCCCTGAGATTCAGAGACCCAGGGACTCAGAAACCCGGGGACCCTGACGAATAGTGACCTATGCACAAAGGGACTCACTTACCCAGGGTCTCAGGGACCCAGGGCCTCAGAGAACCAGAGACGCTGACAGCTAGGGACCTATACACCCAGGGCCCCAGACTGGTGGACGCAGTACTAGCAGCGTTGTCAGGGGCATGAAGGGGAGGGGGGTTCACGGGGGTGGGATGTCCAGGTCTCTCTGAGAGCTTTTCCTGCCCCCAGGGAGCCCCCCAGCACCGCCGTACAGCATTTCACCTTTGCCCTCACGGACCTGACCGGCACCCGCAGATTTGGTTTCTGCCGCCTCCGGGCTGGTGCCCACAGCTGTCTCTGCATCCTCAGGTGTGGGATATGGGGGTCTGGGCGGGGGGAACGGCCTCTGCCCACAGGCACTGCATGAAAACTGTGTCCGCTCTCCGCAGCCACCTGCCTTGGTTTGAAGTGTTCTACAAACTGCTGAACACAGTGGGGGACCTCCTGGCACAGGATCAAGTGAGACCAGCTCTCCCTGTCATTCCTGCAGGAGTCCTAGTCCCACCCCCACCAAGGCCCCAGCCTGGCTCTGAACTCCCAGACCTGACCGGGCCCCTTTGGCTCCTCCCAGACCACCCAGCCTGAGTCAAGACCCTCAAGAGTCCCCAACCCGCATTCTGGCTCAGGCATCCCACCCCTACCCAGGTCTCAGAGGTCGATGAACTTCTTCTACATCTGCTGCAGCAGCCCCTTCCCGGGACCCAGGACTCAGTGGGGCTGGAGCTGGTGAGTATCCCCTCCCCGCTGGGCGTCGGACCTCAGGTGGCTGGAGAGGCTGCACCCCGGCCCTGAGGACCACGCACCGCATCTCCCCCAGGGCAGCGGAGTGATGATCTCCAGTGCGCAAGGCATCCCCCGCCCTGGCCCCGGGAAGAGCATGCCGGTGAGCAGAGCTGGAGACCCTGGAAGGTTGGGCACCCACGTGAGGCTAACCCCTTGACTGAGCAGTCCCCCTATTAATCCCCCGCCAGCTTTCCTGCTTCGTGGCCCCCGACTCCGGCCGCCTGCCATCCATTCCTGAGAACGTGAGTGGAGACCTGAGAGGGGACTCTGGGAGGGGGGAAGAGGTCCGGAAACCCGGAGAGGGCTCTCAGATCCTGTGGTCCCTCGCGTCCAGCgttcctctctgttcttcagagGAACCTAACGGAGCTGGTGGTGGCGGTGACCGACGACAACATCGTGGCGCTATTCGCTGCGCTCCTGGCAGAGCGAAGGGTCCTGCTCTCCTCCAGAAAGCTGAGCACCGTGAGGCGGGACCGCCGGGCCGGGGAGGGGCCGAGGCCTAGCTTGGTCCCTGGGGGCGGGACAATCGGGGCGGATTCCTAGCTCTAACCCCACTGAGCGGGACCCGAGGGCAAAGTCCTGGCTCAGCCCCTTTGAAGGTCAGGGTTgagttgaatcctggctccacctttATGGGGGAAATCAGAGGGGGCTGCGCTGTACCCCCTCCCCCCGCTTCAGGAGCTCTGAGTCCAGGCTCCACCCACTATGGGCCAGAACAAGACTGGCTCCGCCCCTCTGGAGGGTGAGATCAGAGAGGGCTAAATTCTAGCTCCGCCCCTAGGGGGGAAGGACGGGGTAGGGGTGGAGCTAGCATTCAGCCTCTACCCCTAGGGGCGGGACTTGGGGGGGGGGAACTGAACTCTAGCTCCGCCTCTCTAGGGGCGGGGTCAGTGGGCTGAGTCGCTTGTCCTACCCCTAAGGAGAGAGATTCCGGAGGGTTGAATATTAGCTTCAACCCCTAGAGCGAGGGACTAGCACGTGCTGAGTCCTGGCACCACCAGTTCCAAGCGCCGTAATTTGCGGAATTCTTGGCCTTCACAAGAAAGGGGTTTGAGTTTTCACCTCTTAGCCAGTagcgggtggggaagggaggtggagggagacagGAGACTGGGGACACGGGATATGAAGCCGGGAGAGCCACCGTCCAGAGAGGGTCCTTGAAGCTGGGGGTCCAGGCCCTGACTCCACGGTCCCCCACTCGTCCCCAGCTGACGTCGTGCGTCCACGCGTCCTGCGCTCTCCTGTACCCCATGCACTGGGAGCACGTGCTGATTCCCACGCTGCCGCCGCATCTGCTGGACTACTGCTggtgaggggcaggggctggagaggagCAGGGCTTGGGGAAGAGGCCTAGGGTCCTGGGGACCCGGGGGGCGGCGCCTGCATGACCGGCCCCCTCGGCCTTCCGCAGCGCGCCCATGCCCTACCTCATCGGAGTGCACGCCAGTCTCGCCGAGGTAAGTGGGAACGGACCTGGATGGCAGGGGTGGGTGGAGTGCCCCCCTGCATTCCCAGGTATCCTCCCCTGTCGGGGATCCTCGGGCTCTGAGCGGCCATCGCCCCTCCAACTCCCTAACGCAGAGAGTGCGGGAGAAAGCGCTGGAGGACGTCGTGATGATGAACGTGGACTCCAATACGTTGGAGACGCCCTTCGACGACGTGCAGGCACTGCCCCCAGATGTGGTCAGTGACATCCCCTTCCACCCTCCTGCCGCATCCGGGAGACGAGGCTCCGCACCCGCCTGCTCAGCGCTGCCCCCTTGTCCTCCAGGTGTCTCTGCTGAGGCTACGGTTAAGGAAGGTCGCACTGGCCCCCGGGGAAGGGGTGTCCCGTCTCTTCCTCAAAGCCCAGGCCCTGCTCTTCGGGGGGTACCGCGATGCGCTAGTCTGCAGCCCGGTGAGATTCGGGGACGCAGAGGGAGAGACTCCGTGGGTCCCTGAaggattcagaataataatacctaGCGTTTATGGACTGCTTACTCTGTGCCTccgtttgctcatctgtaaaatgggatcccAACAGTACCCACCCAAAAGGGTCGTGTGAGTCTGAATGGACATAAGCAAAATGCTCgtttagtgcctggcacatcgcaATGGTTAAATGATAGGTTTTGCCTCTGCaattattatttcacttaatgctcACAACAGTATTATGAGACGGATACTCTTATGGTCCCATTCTAcatatgaggaaaccaaggcttggaGAAGCCCCACAGTGGGTGAGTGTTGAAGCCAGGACTCTGATCTGCTGACTTTCAACCCTGacatcccctcctccccagttTTTCACAACTATTCTATAAAAACGTGGTCGGGGAGTTCTATTATTTGAGAATCTGACGTTGCTTTCGACTCTGCCCTGAACACAGCCAGAAGCTGTCCActtctccccctcctctgtctccacccCGGCCTGGTCCCCATCGTTGTTTGCCCAGATCTGCGCGCCCACCCGTCACCATGAGTCCGCTCTCGCGGGCTCCCACCCTCCGCGCTCCGTAGTCTGACCTCCCTGCAGCCGCCAGAGGTCACCTGGGAGCATCTGAGTCAGGTCCCGTCCGCCTCCGCCCACCGCTTTCCCAGGGCTCCCACCTCCCTCGGGGTAAAAGCCCAAGTCCTCCCTGCAGCCCACGAGGCCCTGCACGACATCAGGCACACAGAGGCGCTCCATCAATGTTGGCTACACAGATGTAAGGTAGAATATGGGAAGCAGAATAAGGGATCCTGGAGAGCCGCGGGGAGCTTAGAATCCGAGTCCTTCTTCCAGGGCCAGCCTGTAACCTTCAGTGAAGAAGCCTTCCTGGCCCAGAAACCCGGGGCGCCGCTGCAGGCCTTCCACCGGCGGGCTGTGCACCTGCAGCTGTTCAAACAGGTGCGCCAGAGTCCGGAGGGCGGGGCTGGGGCCGGAGGGGCGAGGCTAGGGGCGCAGACGCCTGGATCCCGGAGGCCGAAGCCAGGGCTGGAGGGGCGGACGCCTGGGCCCATGGGCGGGGTGAGAGTTGGCCCAGCCGGATCCCCCACTCCAGGGTCTCCGGGGTGGGAGAGACAGGACTGAACTCTTGGGTCCCTAAAAATGGGAGCTCCTGACCTGAGTTCCCACCTCTAGTACCTCTAGGTCCCTGAGGAGGTTGGGATGGAACGAAATTATTGAGTCCCTAAGGCGGGAACCTCCTGGGtcgagggtggagggagaggaggctggaCTCTTGGATTCTAGGGACGTACCGGGGAGGTGGAACCGGACTCCTGGGTTCTTGGAAGAAAGTGGGATGAACTTCAGGGTCCTTCAGTGCAGGCTGGCTTCCAGGGTCCCTGGAGGTGGGGTCGACCTCTTCCAAGGTCACTGAGAGGAGGGGGGCCTGTCTGGAGTGGCAGAGTCCTATTCCTCCGACCCTGTGAGGAGCGGGGTCTGGTCCCTGAAGACAGATCCTGACTTGGGGTGAGGACGGGCGGGGAGAGGGTGGACCTCTGGCTTCCTGAGGTGGGCTCCAGACTCCTGGGACCTAAGGTTGGGTTTCTGGAGGGGCCAGGGATGGCTTCTGCATCTTGAGGGCGAGTGGATCCCCAGTCCTCGCATTCAGATGTTTGGGGCAACCTGATTCTCTgaccctctgccccacccccagttcaTCGAAGGCCGACTGGAGAAGCTGAACACGGGAGAAGGCTTCTCAGACCTCTTTGAGCAGGAGATCACCTGTAGCGGGGCCTCCTCAGGTGAGCTCTGCACCTGGCCCCGgagccccccccaccgccccggaCCTGTGGCCCAGTCTGAGCCTACCCACCTTGGCaatgctctctcctctctccagggACCCTTCGCTCCTACCAGCTCTGGGCAGACAACCTAAAGGTAGTAACACCGAACACTTTAGTGTTTATTGTGGGATTAAATCAAACCTACAACCGTCCCCACTATGCTCATTTATAGATATAGGTGAAGAAATCAAGactcagagagggagaggggattcTCCAGTAACACACAGCCCGGGTGGGCAGGTGGGGTCTGGGATAACCCCACGTGCCCAAGCCTCTCTTCCTTGGCTTTCTCTCCCCAGAAAGGTGGTGGTGCCCTCCTGCATTCCGTCAAGGCCAAGACCCAACCAGCCGTCAGAAACATGTACCGCTCGGTGAGGCTGGGCTGGACAGGCCACTTACCAGGGTGACAAAGGCAGAGGATGGTTTAACCCCACGTTTAGAACGCAAACAATTTATCAGAACTAAACCAGCAGTTAAACCATTTACAATGTTTCctagttttattttccattgactgtgttcattcatttttgtcGCATCAGGtctttcctatttaaaaatgaCAACCAAGGTTCTTTGGCAAACATCTTTTGTCCTTCTGAGACACCACAATCCCAGCTTCTGCCCTTGTGGTTTGTTTTTCTCCCAAGCCCAAAATTTTCCTGGGACTAACTTCCACAGCTCGCAATTGTCTGCTGGATTTTATTCTTTGCTCGGCTTTTGAACACTGACTCATTTTTACGATGTTCTAGTGTTGCCATTTCCTGTTTCATTTGGGGGTTATCTCCTCCAGTAATATTCCTTCTGTGTTAGTCAAAGGGGCAAGTTTGTATTGACTTCTTAGGTGGTACCGGGGGAACTTGAATATATTTTGAGACATACATGAGCAGATGGGAAGACAAAACTGTCCTCGGGGATGGAGGGCCGAGTTCTCAAATGTCCAGGGTCAAATCGCTCTGGATTCTGTCTCTTTTGGCTCCTCCGTAGGCGAAGAGTGGCTTGAAGGGTGTGCAGAGCCTTCTGATGTACAAGGTAAAGCCAGTAGCCAACGCCGtggggcagtggggggaggggctccTGGCTCACCCACCCTCTTCCTAGGATGGGGACTCTGGCCTGCAGAGGGGGGGCTCCCTGAGGGCCCCTTCCCTCACCAGCCGCTCAGATTGCCTGCAGCAGCGCTTGCCTATCACCCAACACTTCGGACAGGTAAGAGCCCCGCCCCTGCACATACCTGGAATTATCACCAAGTCCTTCTCCCATCCTGTCTCCAGCCAGACATCTCGACTACCTCAAAAATGGGGTGCCCACTACCCCCTTCACAGAACCCCCTGATTCTGTAGCTCCTGAGGCCCCAGCCCCCAAATCTGTCCTTTGCAGAACCGGCCCCTTCGGCCCAGCAGGAGACTCCGGCGGGAAGAGAGACCTTCTGAGTCCCTGGGGGAGGGGTAAGACTccaaggcagagggagggagcaaTGTTGGAAGTGGGGGGCCGGGACTCATGGGGAAGTGGGCCCCAAAACTCCAGACCCTTCAGAGCAG
It encodes:
- the DENND1C gene encoding DENN domain-containing protein 1C; this encodes MGSTAERGLPALFDWFFEAAYPPSLQEDPPILRQFPPDFRDQEATQIVPKFCFPFDVEREPPSTAVQHFTFALTDLTGTRRFGFCRLRAGAHSCLCILSHLPWFEVFYKLLNTVGDLLAQDQVSEVDELLLHLLQQPLPGTQDSVGLELGSGVMISSAQGIPRPGPGKSMPLSCFVAPDSGRLPSIPENRNLTELVVAVTDDNIVALFAALLAERRVLLSSRKLSTLTSCVHASCALLYPMHWEHVLIPTLPPHLLDYCCAPMPYLIGVHASLAERVREKALEDVVMMNVDSNTLETPFDDVQALPPDVVSLLRLRLRKVALAPGEGVSRLFLKAQALLFGGYRDALVCSPGQPVTFSEEAFLAQKPGAPLQAFHRRAVHLQLFKQFIEGRLEKLNTGEGFSDLFEQEITCSGASSGTLRSYQLWADNLKKGGGALLHSVKAKTQPAVRNMYRSAKSGLKGVQSLLMYKDGDSGLQRGGSLRAPSLTSRSDCLQQRLPITQHFGQNRPLRPSRRLRREERPSESLGEGTPSLSPEDAQEPLAEEALDGSFLGSGEELDLLSEILDSLSMRDTRNSSLRPSQSLDCCHRGDLDSCLSLPDIPGRSRWQADDEKPPGPQPLSLSVGLPPLHTPQPSDATSSSKHPTSQLPSEASPEIISPSQSSTASADPSSKGDPSSSLTEPQPLRLSSPHEATEDPTAQESPCSQLSTAPSPRESPQLLTPTKPNSDITWASQVLDSFSDPGSPESPRAQPSEVLLPERTHLQPHEEPGAPRPPEPPASNCEELQARSQPRVAELKKCFEG